A single region of the Devosia sp. FJ2-5-3 genome encodes:
- the rpiA gene encoding ribose-5-phosphate isomerase RpiA, producing MSETLKREAAAMALTEVREGMRLGLGTGSTARHFVDLLGEKVAQGLQVICVPTSEATARQALELNIPLSDLDTLDRLDLTVDGADEIDPDFNLIKGGGGALLREKIVAAASDAMIVIADASKLVETLGRFPLPIEVNRFGLRATRHSVEQVIAAHGAEGGLRLRGEDQGSPFVTDGGHLILDAFFGRISQPEALSRDLLDIPGVVQHGLFLNMCSKAYVATPDGVKTLVKGN from the coding sequence ATGAGCGAAACACTCAAGCGCGAGGCGGCCGCAATGGCCCTGACGGAAGTTCGGGAGGGCATGCGGCTCGGCTTGGGCACCGGCTCTACGGCGCGCCACTTCGTTGATCTGCTCGGCGAAAAAGTGGCCCAGGGACTGCAAGTGATCTGCGTTCCGACCTCTGAGGCGACCGCACGCCAGGCTCTGGAACTGAACATCCCCCTTTCCGATCTCGACACGCTTGATCGCCTGGATCTCACCGTGGATGGCGCGGACGAAATCGATCCCGACTTCAACCTCATCAAAGGCGGTGGCGGCGCGCTGCTGCGCGAAAAGATCGTCGCGGCGGCCTCGGACGCCATGATCGTCATCGCCGACGCCAGCAAGCTGGTGGAAACGCTGGGCCGGTTTCCGCTGCCCATCGAAGTCAACCGCTTCGGCCTGCGCGCGACGCGCCACAGCGTCGAGCAAGTAATCGCTGCCCACGGGGCAGAGGGTGGCCTGCGCTTGCGCGGTGAGGATCAGGGCTCGCCATTCGTCACCGATGGCGGCCACCTCATTCTGGACGCTTTTTTTGGCCGTATTTCACAGCCAGAAGCGCTTTCGCGCGACCTGCTGGACATTCCGGGCGTAGTCCAGCATGGACTTTTCCTCAATATGTGCAGCAAGGCTTATGTGGCGACGCCAGATGGCGTAAAAACACTCGTCAAAGGCAACTGA
- a CDS encoding DUF2059 domain-containing protein, whose translation MTMDLMRGAKTIIAAVMTAGLIGLSVPAIAQEVPPEQLALARKYIDLTDRASVYEVAVVETGIETMQQIVTQNPEILQQTDEAITKVIQEYNGRKGELLDQFARVYATRFSIDELREIVAFYESATGQKLAQANSELNTDLQRVMQVFNNNLKREFFAKVRSELRTKGIEL comes from the coding sequence ATGACTATGGATTTGATGCGCGGCGCCAAGACAATCATTGCCGCAGTTATGACAGCTGGTTTGATCGGTCTTTCTGTTCCGGCCATTGCACAGGAAGTGCCGCCCGAACAGCTGGCCTTGGCGCGCAAATATATCGACCTCACCGACCGCGCCTCGGTCTATGAAGTCGCCGTCGTCGAGACCGGCATCGAAACGATGCAGCAGATCGTCACGCAGAACCCTGAAATTCTGCAGCAGACCGACGAGGCCATCACCAAGGTCATCCAGGAGTATAATGGCCGCAAGGGCGAGCTCCTGGATCAGTTTGCCCGCGTCTATGCCACGCGCTTCTCCATCGACGAGCTGCGGGAAATTGTGGCCTTCTATGAATCGGCGACCGGCCAGAAGCTGGCGCAGGCCAATTCCGAGCTGAACACGGATCTGCAGCGCGTCATGCAGGTGTTCAACAACAACCTCAAGCGTGAATTCTTCGCCAAGGTGCGCTCCGAACTGCGCACCAAGGGCATCGAGCTCTAA
- a CDS encoding L,D-transpeptidase, giving the protein MWEEQSEVQTRNRRGSAIKKQVVDYETRHKPGTLVIETGERRLYLVLEGGKAMRYGIGVGRDGFTWSGTHRITRKAEWPGWTPPPAMRKRVPDLPAFMPGGPDNPLGARALYIGSTLYRVHGTSEPWSIGQAVSSGCIRLTNDDITDLYERVQVGATIVVNH; this is encoded by the coding sequence ATGTGGGAAGAACAGTCTGAAGTTCAGACCCGCAACCGCCGCGGAAGTGCGATCAAGAAGCAGGTCGTCGATTACGAGACCCGTCACAAGCCCGGCACATTGGTGATCGAAACCGGTGAGCGCCGCCTGTACCTGGTCCTCGAGGGTGGCAAGGCGATGCGCTATGGGATTGGCGTGGGCCGCGACGGCTTTACCTGGTCCGGCACCCACCGCATTACCCGCAAGGCCGAGTGGCCCGGCTGGACCCCGCCCCCGGCCATGCGCAAGCGCGTTCCCGACCTTCCGGCCTTCATGCCCGGCGGTCCTGACAATCCCCTCGGTGCGCGGGCGCTCTATATCGGCTCCACGCTTTATCGCGTCCACGGCACTTCCGAGCCATGGTCCATCGGCCAGGCCGTATCGTCCGGGTGCATCCGCCTGACCAATGACGACATCACCGATCTCTACGAGCGCGTGCAGGTCGGCGCGACGATCGTGGTCAACCACTAG
- the moaA gene encoding GTP 3',8-cyclase MoaA, protein MNSPLPLAPARPLIDTYGRRISYLRISVTDRCDFRCVYCMGEDMVFLPKRDVLSFEEIETIATAFIARGTTKIRLTGGEPLVRRDIMALVESLGRHIGGGLDELTLTTNGSQLAKTAAALRAAGVRRINVSLDSLDDARFRQITRRGRLGDVMAGIEAAQAAGLELKINMVAMRGVNDDEIEPMMAWAHGRGMGLTLIEGMPLGEVGIDRVDTYLPLRELHDSLAKRYSLTRLDKRTGGPARYVQVAETGGVLGFITPMSHNFCESCNRVRLTATGQLFLCLGQDDQVDLRHALREGGREALDAALDHAMMIKPKGHDFLLDRSRPEPAVTRYMSVTGG, encoded by the coding sequence ATGAATTCGCCCCTGCCCCTCGCCCCCGCCCGGCCCCTGATCGACACCTATGGCCGGCGCATCAGCTACCTCCGCATTTCGGTGACGGACCGGTGCGATTTCCGCTGCGTCTACTGCATGGGCGAGGACATGGTTTTCCTGCCCAAGCGCGATGTGCTGAGTTTCGAGGAGATCGAAACCATCGCCACCGCCTTTATCGCGCGCGGAACCACCAAGATCCGGCTGACGGGCGGCGAGCCGCTAGTGCGGCGCGATATCATGGCGCTGGTGGAAAGCCTCGGCCGCCATATCGGAGGCGGGCTGGACGAGTTGACGCTCACCACCAATGGCAGCCAGCTGGCCAAGACTGCCGCAGCGCTCCGCGCCGCCGGCGTGCGGCGGATCAATGTTTCGCTCGACAGCCTCGATGACGCACGTTTTCGCCAAATTACCCGGCGTGGCCGGCTTGGCGACGTCATGGCCGGGATCGAGGCGGCGCAGGCGGCCGGGCTCGAGCTCAAGATCAACATGGTCGCGATGCGCGGCGTCAATGACGACGAGATCGAGCCGATGATGGCCTGGGCGCATGGTCGTGGCATGGGGCTGACGCTGATCGAGGGCATGCCGCTTGGCGAGGTCGGGATCGATCGGGTCGATACCTACCTGCCGCTGCGCGAACTGCATGACAGCCTCGCAAAGCGCTACAGCCTGACCCGGCTCGACAAACGGACGGGCGGCCCAGCGCGCTATGTCCAGGTGGCCGAGACCGGCGGAGTGCTGGGCTTCATCACGCCGATGAGCCATAATTTTTGTGAAAGCTGCAATCGCGTGCGCCTGACCGCGACAGGGCAATTGTTCCTGTGCCTGGGGCAGGACGATCAGGTCGATCTGCGGCATGCCCTGCGCGAGGGCGGACGGGAAGCGCTTGATGCGGCGCTGGATCACGCCATGATGATCAAGCCCAAGGGCCACGATTTCCTGCTCGACCGCAGCCGACCGGAGCCCGCCGTGACGCGCTATATGAGCGTGACGGGGGGCTAG
- a CDS encoding 3-deoxy-7-phosphoheptulonate synthase class II, translating into MTTWTPSSWRDKPLHQVPAYPDPVALAEAERQLATFPPLVFAGEARELKARLAAVARGEAFLLQGGDCAESFAEHGADHIRDFFRVFLQMAVVLTHGAAKPVVKVGRVAGQFAKPRSADTEIIDGVELPSYRGDIINAIEFTEASRVPDPDRMLQAYRQSAATLNLLRAFSMGGYAELTRIHEWTMGFMKGSNWNVRFEEVARKIDDAITFMSALGINPENTPALKQTSFYTSHEALLLGYEEALTRRDSITNDWYATSGHMLWIGDRTRQPDAGHVEFFAGINNPIGLKCGPSLSNDDLLRLLDRLNPTDEAGRITLISRFGADKVQEHLPRLIETVQRAGRTVVWCCDPMHGNTIKASTGFKTRPFDRVLGEVKNFFQVHREMGTYAGGVHIEMTGDDVTECVGGLSAVTEATLSDRYNTYCDPRLNASQALELAFLVAEEVHAEKPVPHRLAGE; encoded by the coding sequence ATGACCACTTGGACCCCCAGCAGCTGGCGCGATAAGCCCCTCCATCAGGTGCCGGCCTATCCCGATCCCGTCGCCCTCGCTGAGGCCGAGCGTCAACTGGCCACTTTCCCGCCGCTGGTCTTTGCCGGCGAGGCGCGCGAACTCAAGGCGCGGCTTGCCGCCGTCGCCCGTGGCGAGGCCTTCCTGCTCCAGGGCGGCGACTGCGCCGAGAGCTTTGCCGAACACGGCGCCGACCACATCCGCGACTTCTTCCGCGTCTTCCTGCAGATGGCCGTGGTCCTGACCCATGGTGCCGCCAAGCCCGTGGTCAAGGTCGGCCGCGTCGCCGGCCAGTTCGCCAAGCCGCGCTCGGCGGATACGGAAATCATCGATGGGGTCGAGCTGCCGAGCTATCGCGGCGATATCATCAACGCCATCGAGTTCACCGAAGCCTCCCGCGTTCCCGATCCGGACCGCATGCTGCAGGCCTATCGCCAGTCGGCGGCCACGCTCAATCTGCTGCGCGCCTTCTCTATGGGCGGCTATGCCGAGCTGACGCGCATCCACGAATGGACCATGGGCTTCATGAAGGGGTCGAACTGGAATGTTCGCTTCGAGGAAGTGGCGCGCAAGATCGACGACGCCATCACCTTCATGTCCGCTCTGGGCATCAATCCGGAAAATACTCCGGCGCTCAAGCAGACCAGCTTCTACACCAGCCATGAGGCCCTTCTCCTCGGCTATGAGGAAGCGCTGACCCGTCGCGACAGCATCACCAATGACTGGTACGCCACCTCTGGTCATATGCTCTGGATCGGCGACCGTACCCGCCAGCCCGATGCCGGTCATGTCGAGTTTTTCGCCGGCATCAACAATCCCATCGGCCTCAAGTGCGGCCCAAGCCTGAGCAATGACGATCTGCTGCGCCTGCTCGATCGGCTCAACCCCACCGACGAGGCCGGCCGCATCACGCTGATTTCGCGTTTCGGCGCTGACAAGGTCCAGGAGCATCTGCCGCGCCTGATCGAGACCGTCCAGCGCGCCGGTCGTACCGTCGTCTGGTGCTGCGACCCCATGCACGGCAACACCATCAAGGCTTCCACAGGCTTCAAGACCCGTCCGTTCGACCGCGTCCTGGGCGAGGTGAAGAACTTCTTCCAGGTTCACCGCGAGATGGGGACCTATGCCGGCGGCGTTCATATCGAGATGACCGGCGACGATGTCACCGAATGCGTCGGCGGGCTCTCGGCAGTCACCGAGGCAACTCTGTCGGACCGCTACAACACCTATTGCGACCCACGCCTCAACGCCAGCCAGGCCCTCGAGCTTGCTTTCCTCGTGGCCGAGGAAGTCCATGCGGAAAAGCCCGTACCGCATCGATTGGCGGGCGAATAG
- the gor gene encoding glutathione-disulfide reductase — protein MAYDYDLLVIGAGSGGVRAARMAATYGAKVAIVEEFRIGGTCVIRGCVPKKLYVYASRFRDQFEIADSFGWQVDASFDWPTLVANKEKEITRLESAYTANLEKPGVEIIRDRAVVTGTNAIRLAGAGRDLTAKYLLVATGGRPYFPDIPGAEFGISSNEAFDLPKLPRSILIEGGGYIAVEFATIFAGLGVDTTIVYRGDCVLRGFDEDMRRGLEAGLTTRGVRLTYQTKIASLSKMGDAIHATFSDGVTAPYDVVMFATGRVANVEGLGLETAGVALNEDGTIAVDAYSQTSVPSIYAVGDVTGRAQLTPVAIREGWYFAETVFNDNPLAVDHSVIPTAVFAEPEIGVVGLTETEAATHGDVDVYLARFRPMQNTLSTKSDRMIFKLITEKDGGKVLGVHILGPGAAEMIQLVAVAVGMGATKADLDRTIALHPSAAEELVTFKAPSYVYRNCQKIGG, from the coding sequence ATGGCTTATGATTACGATCTTCTGGTCATCGGGGCGGGATCGGGCGGTGTGCGCGCCGCGCGAATGGCCGCAACCTATGGCGCTAAGGTCGCCATCGTCGAGGAATTCCGCATTGGCGGCACCTGCGTCATTCGGGGTTGCGTCCCCAAGAAGCTCTATGTCTACGCCTCGCGTTTCCGGGATCAGTTCGAGATTGCCGACAGTTTTGGCTGGCAGGTCGATGCCAGCTTCGACTGGCCGACCCTTGTCGCCAACAAGGAAAAGGAAATCACCCGGCTCGAGTCCGCCTATACCGCGAACCTGGAAAAGCCCGGCGTCGAGATCATCCGGGATCGGGCCGTTGTCACCGGCACCAACGCCATCCGCCTGGCGGGAGCGGGCCGCGACCTCACGGCGAAATATCTCCTCGTCGCCACCGGCGGGCGTCCCTATTTCCCCGATATTCCGGGTGCCGAGTTCGGTATCTCTTCCAATGAAGCCTTCGACCTGCCGAAACTTCCCAGGTCCATCCTGATCGAGGGCGGGGGCTATATCGCGGTCGAGTTCGCGACCATTTTCGCCGGGCTGGGCGTCGACACCACAATCGTCTATCGCGGCGATTGCGTCCTGCGCGGCTTTGACGAGGACATGCGTCGCGGCCTTGAGGCCGGCCTTACCACGCGCGGCGTCCGCCTGACCTATCAGACCAAGATCGCTTCGCTTTCCAAGATGGGCGACGCCATCCACGCCACCTTCAGCGACGGCGTCACCGCCCCCTATGATGTCGTGATGTTCGCCACCGGCCGCGTCGCCAATGTCGAGGGCCTCGGCCTCGAAACCGCCGGCGTTGCGCTCAACGAAGACGGCACCATCGCTGTCGATGCCTATTCGCAGACCTCCGTGCCCTCCATCTACGCTGTCGGCGACGTCACCGGGCGGGCACAACTGACGCCGGTCGCCATTCGCGAAGGCTGGTACTTCGCCGAGACCGTCTTCAACGACAATCCCCTGGCCGTCGATCACTCAGTGATCCCGACCGCAGTCTTTGCCGAGCCTGAAATCGGCGTCGTCGGCCTCACCGAGACCGAGGCGGCAACGCATGGCGATGTCGATGTCTATCTCGCCCGCTTCCGCCCGATGCAAAATACGCTCTCGACCAAGTCCGACCGGATGATCTTCAAGCTGATCACCGAGAAAGACGGCGGCAAGGTGCTCGGCGTCCACATCCTGGGCCCTGGCGCGGCCGAAATGATCCAGCTCGTCGCCGTCGCGGTGGGCATGGGGGCGACCAAGGCCGATCTCGACCGGACCATCGCCCTGCATCCTTCGGCAGCCGAAGAACTGGTGACGTTCAAGGCTCCGAGCTACGTCTATCGAAACTGTCAGAAGATTGGCGGCTGA